In Methanofastidiosum sp., the genomic window GATTCTTACAAATGGAGAACAGGGTTCCACTGTTTTCTACAACGGAGACAGAGCGGTGGCTAAGGCCGAAGAGTTGTTCAAAGCAGCAAACGAAGCTATAGGCAAGGGTAGCTCTGTTTCTATTGTAGGTCCCAGCATACTAATCAAAACCCTTTCCAACGTCTTTTTCACCTTTACCCTAGGGAAAGCGCACAACTCTATATTTAAAGAATTCGTGGAGCTCTACGAAAAAGCCAGAAAGGCTACCTATAGAGTTCCCGGGGAAGAGGAGGTCTGGGAGCCCTTCGATATTTTTGAAGAAGAAGATACTGGTGCAATAGAAACACTGATCATAGTATCCAAAGGGTTTCCAGGACGGATATGATGTATATCTGTGCCTTTTTCAAGTACCTGCTCTACCTTTTACGGCACAAATACTACGTCTTTGTAGAGTGTTGTAAAGCAGGGATTCCCTGGAGGGGGTTTACACACGACTTTTCTAAGTTCTTACCTTCGGAGTTCTTTCCCTATATGAAGCACTTCTATATCCGAAAGAACAAAGTGATAGCTGGAGGTTACATAAAGCAGGCAGATACAGTACAAGATCCCGCTTTTGATAAGGCGTGGCAACTACACATAAAGAGAAATCCCCACCACTGGCAGTACTGGGTTACCACAAGTGAGCAAGGGGTTGCTCGCACCCCAAAAGTTTCTCCTATGCCGGACTGTTATTGGAAAGAAATGATAGCGGATTGGAGGGGCGCAGGCAGGGCTCAAGGTTATGGAGACAACACCCTCGAGTGGTATGAGAAACACAAGGATTCAATGTTACTCCATCCAGAAACTAGGGGCAATGTGGAGGCCGAGCTGCTACTCATTAGGAGGTAAGAAATGGTACTAGGTCTGATTCTGTACACGATAGGAATGCTTTGTTTTGTACTGTACCTTGTACTTTGGTTGTACAAGGAGTGGGAATCCGTGATGATAAAAGACACTGTGCTGAAAATAATTGTCATAGGAGCGATTTTATCACTATTATGGCCCATAACAATAATCACAATTTTAGCTAGGAGGTTACTTCTTTGACACTGAATGAATATCACAGATTGGCTTACAGAACAGCTAGAGAAAGAGAATCTGGGGAGAGGGCTCTGCTTGTAGCGGCACTCGGCCTCGCAGGTGAGTCAGGAGAATTTGCAGAACTGGTGAAGAAACATTTGTTCCACGACCACCCCTTCGACAGGGACAAAGCAATTAAAGAGGTAGGCGACGTCTTGTGGTATGTGGCGCAGGCTTGCACAGCTCTAGGCATTCAACTGGAAGAAGTTGCCGAAAAGAACATCAATAAACTGAAGGAACGCTACCCGGAAGGTTTCACTTCTGAAAGGAGTATACATAGAAACGTATGATAAAACGTAAGTGTGATAAATGTGGAAAGTATTCGTACAGCAGTGTTGAGGGCTCCTCCTGGAAGTGTGCTTATTGTGGGGAGATTCTTA contains:
- a CDS encoding nucleoside triphosphate pyrophosphohydrolase family protein, whose protein sequence is MTLNEYHRLAYRTARERESGERALLVAALGLAGESGEFAELVKKHLFHDHPFDRDKAIKEVGDVLWYVAQACTALGIQLEEVAEKNINKLKERYPEGFTSERSIHRNV